In Sphingobacterium sp. lm-10, one DNA window encodes the following:
- a CDS encoding family 43 glycosylhydrolase — protein MNKISHLTIYLISVCLLVACSTSQKFTNPVILGDLPDPTVIRVKDTYYAASTSSEWAPFYPYFKSNDLVNWTQIGHVFDIQPEWTLSSFWAPELYEIDGKVYCYYTARRRSDGITCIGVAIAESPESPFVDQGILIDHGTEAIDAFIFEDHGQLYITWKAYGLDDRNIEIVGSKLSADGLRLEGELFSLLRDDEGIGMEGQYHYKQGDYYYLIYAARDCCGPKSNYDVRVARAKSFTGPYEKHEGNPILVGGDEYVSVGHGTAVKGLDDQLYYLCHGYLAGDNVYQGRQPILQQIKMNTEGWPYFVTGKEAIKNQLLITGARKQKEIGYFEDFFDGQQLKPEWTWNYPYATNEFELNDQQLILKGTAKLDNNYGTAMCIRPTAAHYAIETQVVNQNEASKGLTLYGDHQNLMLLSVEGDDIYLKSVQDGKETLVKTMVNEVPDVYLKMEINRGVYCDFFWSSDGTKWNKINQEAIDATALTRWDRVARPGLLHAGKTNEPAVFSYFRMRNML, from the coding sequence ATGAATAAGATCAGCCATCTTACCATATATCTCATTTCAGTATGCCTGCTAGTGGCCTGCTCAACAAGTCAAAAATTCACTAACCCTGTAATCTTAGGAGATCTCCCCGACCCTACTGTGATCCGTGTCAAAGATACTTATTATGCCGCATCTACCTCTTCGGAATGGGCACCATTCTACCCTTATTTTAAATCGAATGATCTAGTGAACTGGACACAAATCGGACATGTATTCGACATCCAGCCCGAATGGACGCTATCCTCATTTTGGGCACCAGAGCTCTACGAAATTGATGGAAAAGTGTATTGTTATTATACAGCCCGCCGCCGTTCTGATGGTATCACCTGCATTGGTGTAGCCATAGCTGAATCTCCCGAAAGTCCATTTGTAGACCAGGGTATATTGATAGATCATGGAACGGAAGCTATTGACGCATTTATTTTTGAAGATCACGGCCAGCTGTACATTACCTGGAAAGCCTATGGGTTAGATGACAGAAATATAGAAATTGTCGGCAGTAAGTTATCTGCAGATGGCCTGCGATTAGAGGGTGAATTATTTTCCTTATTGCGTGACGATGAAGGTATCGGTATGGAAGGGCAATATCATTATAAGCAAGGAGACTATTATTACCTGATCTATGCCGCCCGCGACTGCTGTGGCCCAAAAAGTAATTACGATGTGCGGGTAGCGCGAGCCAAAAGCTTTACCGGGCCTTATGAAAAACACGAAGGAAATCCGATTTTAGTTGGTGGTGATGAATACGTTTCTGTAGGTCATGGAACGGCAGTGAAAGGATTAGACGACCAACTGTATTATTTATGCCATGGTTATCTGGCAGGCGACAATGTTTACCAAGGGCGACAGCCAATTTTACAGCAAATAAAAATGAACACAGAGGGCTGGCCCTACTTTGTTACCGGAAAAGAAGCGATTAAAAATCAACTGCTGATCACAGGTGCAAGGAAGCAAAAAGAGATAGGATATTTCGAGGATTTCTTTGATGGTCAACAGCTAAAACCCGAATGGACGTGGAACTATCCCTACGCGACCAATGAGTTTGAACTCAACGATCAACAGCTTATCTTAAAAGGTACGGCAAAACTGGACAACAATTATGGTACAGCGATGTGTATCCGTCCAACCGCCGCACATTACGCTATTGAGACGCAGGTGGTCAATCAAAATGAGGCATCAAAAGGATTGACGCTATATGGAGACCATCAAAACCTAATGCTGCTCAGCGTCGAGGGTGACGATATTTATTTGAAATCAGTACAGGATGGAAAGGAAACATTAGTGAAGACTATGGTTAACGAAGTTCCCGACGTATATCTGAAAATGGAAATAAATCGAGGTGTTTATTGTGATTTCTTTTGGAGTTCCGATGGCACAAAATGGAATAAAATAAACCAAGAAGCAATCGATGCCACGGCACTTACCCGTTGGGATCGCGTAGCACGACCGGGATTGCTGCATGCTGGAAAAACCAATGAGCCTGCCGTTTTCAGCTATTTTAGAATGAGAAATATGTTGTAG
- a CDS encoding FAD:protein FMN transferase, with the protein MMMKMLPTVSKSYITQTRWLFHCHFKIKIPFECGEQTLNDCFELLSAIDRKYNSYQAGSYFDQINQQAGSWVTVDDACIQMLKSLLLVSRFTEGSFDVSCMPLLRLWGFYRQKQDDIPTEKAINESLQHVDYRKIAVSGNDVKIQPTQELITGSFIKAFATDQVVQLLQKRGVTDAIINAGGSTIMGLNNDMHRTWKVNVPDPHSPNKIAKSISINNQCFSLSARSNNNLVINGKEYGHIISPKTGWPVSTLQVGVLSKNAFIGDILSTALFALEKNEVEESVNKLRRYVDFDYFRIDVNDKNN; encoded by the coding sequence ATGATGATGAAAATGCTTCCGACAGTCTCTAAATCCTACATAACCCAAACTCGGTGGCTGTTTCATTGCCATTTCAAAATTAAAATACCTTTTGAATGTGGCGAACAAACCCTAAATGACTGTTTTGAACTGCTCAGTGCGATAGACCGAAAGTACAATTCCTATCAGGCGGGATCCTATTTTGACCAGATCAATCAACAGGCAGGCAGTTGGGTAACCGTAGACGACGCGTGTATCCAGATGTTGAAATCCTTGTTGCTGGTCTCCAGGTTCACAGAAGGAAGCTTTGATGTCAGTTGTATGCCATTGCTTCGGCTTTGGGGGTTCTACCGACAAAAACAGGATGATATTCCTACGGAGAAAGCGATAAACGAGTCTTTACAGCATGTCGATTACCGTAAAATAGCCGTAAGCGGGAATGACGTAAAAATACAACCGACGCAAGAATTGATAACTGGCTCGTTTATAAAAGCGTTCGCAACAGATCAGGTCGTGCAGCTGCTTCAGAAAAGAGGGGTGACTGATGCCATCATCAACGCCGGTGGGAGCACCATCATGGGGTTAAACAATGATATGCATCGCACTTGGAAAGTGAACGTACCGGATCCGCATTCGCCCAACAAAATTGCTAAAAGCATCTCCATCAACAACCAGTGCTTCAGCCTATCTGCTAGATCCAACAACAATCTAGTCATCAATGGGAAGGAATACGGACATATCATCAGCCCTAAAACCGGATGGCCTGTATCTACTTTGCAAGTGGGTGTACTATCCAAAAATGCGTTCATAGGCGATATACTATCGACGGCTCTATTTGCATTGGAAAAAAATGAAGTAGAAGAAAGCGTAAACAAATTAAGACGCTATGTTGATTTTGATTATTTCAGGATAGACGTTAACGATAAAAATAATTAA
- the rsxC gene encoding electron transport complex subunit RsxC: MLLIPSLKSKTKKSEVGQIADPEDFYIPLDGYRNVMTPLVEIGNQVEKYQLLAACDGLFAASIHAPVSGIVKGTFNLNGKQFLHLQNDFRNRETLAAVIAMEEITQEQFAERLFEYGIEGAGGSRFPTGLKFKKNETPIKTIIVNGAECEPYLSADYALMKHHTAELLRAAVLIKKVLGAEQIVFAIEKQNKELEKLLLRSARENEVKINVKILPDSYPQGGELQVIKSVTGKELKKGSIPAQHGILVNNVGTLWSIYNAFFHSRPTIERIVTISGNRCANTGNYKVKIGTPIAHLLRETGNEWNPDEQMIILGGAMMGKAVSSPLLPIHKGSGGLLVMQKLRLESDNCIKCGACVDVCPQKLMPLEFVRFNQSGNTASLKDFNLLDCIECGACAYVCPSDVPLMENIFRGKDKLLKNA; the protein is encoded by the coding sequence ATGCTCTTAATACCATCTCTTAAAAGTAAAACCAAAAAAAGCGAGGTTGGGCAGATTGCCGATCCGGAAGACTTTTATATTCCATTAGATGGCTATAGAAACGTCATGACGCCCCTGGTAGAAATTGGGAATCAGGTAGAAAAATACCAGCTCTTGGCTGCGTGCGATGGATTATTCGCCGCGAGTATACATGCTCCGGTATCAGGAATAGTGAAAGGAACTTTTAACCTCAATGGAAAGCAGTTCTTGCATTTACAAAACGATTTCCGAAATCGGGAGACTCTCGCTGCTGTGATAGCTATGGAAGAGATCACACAAGAACAATTTGCCGAAAGGCTGTTTGAATATGGCATCGAAGGAGCAGGTGGTTCGCGGTTTCCAACAGGATTGAAGTTTAAAAAGAATGAAACACCTATCAAGACCATCATTGTCAATGGCGCGGAGTGCGAGCCTTATCTGAGCGCAGATTATGCCCTGATGAAACACCACACCGCCGAATTGCTTCGTGCGGCTGTACTGATAAAAAAGGTGCTGGGTGCCGAGCAGATTGTATTTGCTATTGAAAAGCAAAATAAGGAACTGGAAAAGCTGCTGTTGCGTTCCGCAAGGGAGAATGAGGTAAAAATCAATGTCAAAATACTGCCCGATAGTTATCCGCAAGGTGGAGAGCTGCAAGTGATCAAATCAGTTACCGGAAAGGAGCTGAAAAAAGGAAGTATACCAGCCCAACACGGTATTCTGGTTAACAATGTCGGAACATTATGGTCTATTTACAACGCATTTTTTCATAGCCGGCCTACTATTGAGCGTATTGTCACCATTTCGGGAAACAGGTGCGCAAATACTGGAAATTATAAGGTAAAAATAGGTACGCCCATAGCGCATCTTCTCCGCGAAACAGGTAATGAATGGAATCCAGATGAGCAAATGATTATTCTCGGCGGTGCGATGATGGGTAAGGCCGTATCGTCGCCATTGCTCCCTATACATAAGGGCTCCGGCGGCCTGCTAGTGATGCAGAAATTAAGGTTAGAAAGTGATAATTGCATCAAATGTGGCGCCTGCGTAGATGTATGCCCTCAAAAACTGATGCCCTTGGAGTTTGTTCGTTTCAATCAGTCTGGAAATACGGCGTCTTTAAAAGACTTCAATCTGCTGGATTGTATTGAATGTGGCGCCTGTGCTTATGTATGCCCGAGTGATGTCCCGCTTATGGAAAACATATTTAGGGGAAAAGATAAACTTTTAAAAAATGCCTAA
- a CDS encoding DUF3823 domain-containing protein — protein sequence MKYSSIYLSILALASLFSVGCEYDNFEAPKSTLSGNIIYEGSPVGVRTGGTRLQLWEDGHELRTPMDVFIDHEGHFSASLFDGTYKLVTNGDAPWLPRNLDTVEVTVRGNTVVDIPVTPYFVLDNESFSATGTALNAEFSIRRVVPNANVSRVALYVGHSILTDQGRFEHRVEMNAASIQVGQPLNMSTTLPASLANLDYVFVRVGVLSNLSGEYYYTDVQRVNLP from the coding sequence ATGAAATATTCAAGCATATATCTATCTATTTTGGCCCTGGCGTCTCTGTTTTCGGTGGGCTGCGAATACGATAATTTTGAAGCACCTAAGTCTACCTTGTCGGGCAATATTATCTACGAGGGTAGTCCTGTCGGCGTAAGAACAGGCGGTACAAGACTGCAACTTTGGGAAGATGGACATGAACTACGTACGCCTATGGATGTCTTTATTGACCATGAAGGCCATTTCTCGGCGTCCTTATTCGATGGCACCTACAAATTGGTGACTAATGGCGATGCGCCTTGGTTACCGCGGAATTTAGATACCGTTGAAGTGACAGTAAGAGGGAATACGGTAGTCGATATTCCAGTAACGCCCTATTTCGTGTTGGACAATGAATCGTTTTCGGCGACTGGCACAGCACTTAATGCGGAGTTTTCCATCAGACGCGTGGTTCCGAATGCTAATGTGAGTAGAGTAGCACTTTATGTGGGGCACTCTATTCTAACGGATCAAGGCCGGTTTGAGCATCGCGTGGAGATGAATGCCGCGTCTATTCAAGTAGGGCAACCGTTGAATATGAGCACAACCTTACCCGCATCGTTGGCCAATCTTGATTATGTGTTTGTCCGAGTAGGTGTGCTTTCCAATTTATCTGGAGAATACTATTATACCGATGTACAAAGAGTAAATTTACCTTAA
- a CDS encoding RnfABCDGE type electron transport complex subunit D, producing the protein MPNMLLKASINPYLKARFSTVQIVMLDVVIALLPLVYVAWLAYGMMALQVIGVAVAAAMLADVIFSLIFLGKKDTLLDGSAVVTGLLLAFTLSPATPLYIVVFGSFSAILFGKIVWGGLGKNRFNPALVGREFMSVFFASTMSSSGIWKNNDLINTSSLHLFENSDTVLSNYLEGIFFKTSGALGEYSAICLVLGGVYLMLRNRISWHIPLSLLGALMLMLWLFGNDDVSFSTGGVLLGAIFMATDMPSSPTTKYGKLYYGMMIGITIYIFIIGGCRQEYMSYAILMMNGFSHQISLLFQPRVWGQKIDRKAKLEDVFMLTLKILAVSSAILTLYYYELIHYLVYIFVIYLIFKFNYSFSKQVDNTI; encoded by the coding sequence ATGCCTAATATGTTGCTGAAAGCGAGTATTAATCCTTACCTCAAAGCCAGATTCAGTACCGTGCAGATCGTCATGCTAGACGTCGTAATCGCTCTGCTTCCACTTGTTTATGTCGCTTGGTTGGCTTATGGTATGATGGCTCTTCAAGTGATCGGTGTTGCCGTTGCGGCCGCAATGCTTGCGGATGTGATATTCTCGCTGATTTTTCTTGGCAAAAAAGATACCCTACTGGATGGTTCGGCGGTGGTGACGGGTTTGCTTTTAGCATTCACTTTGTCGCCCGCCACACCGTTGTACATCGTAGTATTCGGTTCTTTCTCGGCTATTCTGTTTGGTAAAATAGTGTGGGGCGGATTAGGCAAGAACCGTTTTAATCCAGCATTGGTCGGCCGAGAATTTATGTCGGTTTTCTTTGCCTCCACTATGAGTTCGTCCGGTATCTGGAAGAACAATGATTTGATCAATACATCTTCCCTTCATCTTTTCGAAAATTCCGACACTGTTTTGTCGAACTACCTGGAAGGAATTTTCTTTAAGACTTCCGGTGCTTTGGGAGAATATTCTGCTATATGCCTTGTTTTGGGCGGTGTGTATCTGATGCTACGCAACAGAATTAGCTGGCACATTCCACTTTCCCTACTAGGTGCTTTGATGTTGATGCTTTGGTTGTTTGGGAATGATGATGTTAGTTTTTCTACCGGAGGTGTACTTTTGGGAGCGATTTTTATGGCTACGGACATGCCGTCAAGCCCCACTACCAAATATGGAAAGCTATATTATGGGATGATGATTGGGATAACGATTTATATTTTTATCATCGGAGGTTGTCGGCAGGAGTATATGTCATATGCTATCTTGATGATGAACGGCTTCTCCCACCAGATCAGTCTCTTATTTCAACCCAGAGTGTGGGGTCAAAAAATAGACCGGAAGGCAAAACTGGAAGACGTTTTTATGCTGACCTTGAAGATTCTTGCCGTGTCATCGGCTATACTGACGCTATATTACTATGAGCTGATCCACTATCTGGTGTACATCTTTGTGATATACCTCATATTCAAGTTCAATTATTCCTTTTCCAAACAAGTTGATAACACCATTTAA
- a CDS encoding glycoside hydrolase family 97 protein: MKPVFCSLLLSLIISLPALAQEWVVRSPDARLAVHLHLDDGKLSYSVFLDEEMMLAKSPLGLTASTHPLSEKLHFVLKHDRAIDEQYSETRFKKSHIRYQANELVCRWENSEKQAFETIFQVSNNDVAFRYFVPQQGEQANIVVQQEHSGFHFPARTTTFLTPQSPPMVGWKKTKPSYEEDYTVDAPLGAPSQYGVGFTFPALFKIEDKGWVLLSETGVDGNYCGSKLSEPTSGGLYSIAFPEQGENNGLGAVQPAFALPGFTPWRTLTVGKTLQPILETTITQDVVGAKYKPSMDYAFGRSTWSWLEWQDESINLEDQKKFVNLSAAMGYEYTLVDNWWDTKIGRDKIAELAAYAEKKRVGLLLWYNSNGYWNDAPQGPKNKMNQSIQRKEEMAWMKELGIKGIKVDFFGGDKQETMQLYEAILSDANDHGLGVIFHGCTLPRGWERMYPNFISSEAVLASENLIFTQRANDMEAFNATLHPFIRNSVAAMDFGPVLLNKRHNRTNSDGTIRKTSEAFQIATAVVFQSAIQNFGITPNNLTDASKGAIEFMKSVPTTWDETLFLDGYPGKYVVLARRKGSQWYIAGINAEPNPKTVELSLPMISNRKLLIYSDDASGGTMVSSGELGEDQRYRMVIPTNGGVLLVGE; this comes from the coding sequence ATGAAACCTGTTTTTTGCAGTTTACTACTATCTCTAATTATTTCACTCCCGGCGTTGGCACAAGAGTGGGTCGTTCGTAGTCCGGATGCTCGATTGGCTGTTCATCTTCATCTGGATGATGGAAAGCTTAGCTATTCGGTATTTTTGGATGAAGAGATGATGCTGGCCAAGTCGCCTCTTGGGTTGACCGCCAGTACGCATCCCCTTTCAGAAAAGCTGCATTTCGTGTTAAAACATGATCGTGCTATTGACGAACAGTATAGCGAAACCCGCTTTAAGAAAAGCCACATCCGATATCAAGCCAATGAATTAGTTTGTCGATGGGAGAACAGCGAAAAACAGGCTTTCGAAACGATTTTCCAAGTCAGCAATAACGACGTAGCATTTCGCTACTTCGTACCACAGCAGGGGGAGCAAGCCAATATCGTGGTGCAGCAGGAGCATAGTGGTTTTCATTTTCCAGCTCGTACTACGACTTTCTTGACACCGCAGTCGCCACCGATGGTCGGTTGGAAAAAGACTAAACCAAGTTATGAAGAGGATTACACGGTAGACGCGCCTTTGGGCGCGCCATCGCAATATGGCGTCGGTTTTACCTTTCCAGCTTTATTTAAAATAGAAGATAAGGGTTGGGTTTTGCTTTCAGAAACAGGAGTCGATGGCAACTATTGCGGCAGCAAACTCAGTGAACCTACTTCTGGCGGATTGTATTCTATTGCTTTCCCGGAGCAGGGCGAGAATAATGGTCTTGGTGCTGTCCAGCCTGCGTTCGCCTTGCCTGGATTTACACCTTGGCGCACGCTGACGGTTGGGAAGACCTTACAACCTATTTTGGAAACCACGATTACACAGGACGTGGTTGGTGCGAAATACAAACCAAGCATGGATTATGCCTTTGGACGTTCGACCTGGAGTTGGTTGGAATGGCAGGATGAAAGCATCAACCTGGAAGACCAAAAGAAATTTGTAAACTTATCGGCAGCGATGGGTTACGAGTATACTTTGGTAGATAATTGGTGGGATACCAAAATCGGAAGGGATAAAATAGCCGAGTTAGCCGCCTATGCTGAGAAGAAAAGAGTAGGGTTGCTACTCTGGTACAATTCCAATGGGTACTGGAACGATGCGCCGCAGGGACCAAAAAATAAGATGAATCAATCCATCCAGCGAAAAGAGGAAATGGCTTGGATGAAAGAATTAGGCATCAAAGGTATTAAAGTAGATTTCTTTGGTGGTGATAAGCAGGAGACCATGCAATTGTACGAAGCAATTCTGTCTGACGCTAATGATCACGGGTTGGGGGTGATCTTTCACGGTTGTACCCTGCCTAGAGGTTGGGAGCGCATGTACCCTAATTTTATATCCAGTGAAGCGGTATTAGCTTCCGAGAATCTGATTTTCACCCAACGAGCCAATGATATGGAAGCATTTAATGCGACCCTGCACCCCTTTATACGCAATAGCGTGGCTGCGATGGACTTTGGTCCGGTTTTGCTCAATAAAAGGCATAATCGAACAAACTCCGATGGCACCATTCGGAAAACGAGTGAAGCGTTTCAAATCGCCACAGCCGTAGTGTTTCAAAGTGCCATCCAAAATTTTGGTATTACGCCTAATAACCTCACGGATGCAAGCAAGGGGGCTATTGAGTTTATGAAATCGGTACCAACCACTTGGGATGAAACATTATTTCTGGATGGCTATCCTGGAAAATATGTCGTGCTGGCCAGACGTAAGGGAAGCCAATGGTACATAGCTGGAATTAACGCAGAGCCAAACCCGAAGACGGTAGAGCTATCATTGCCGATGATTTCCAATAGAAAATTGCTTATTTATTCGGATGATGCATCAGGAGGAACTATGGTTTCTTCTGGCGAATTGGGAGAAGATCAACGCTACAGGATGGTTATTCCGACAAATGGAGGAGTCCTCTTAGTGGGGGAGTAA
- a CDS encoding nitroreductase: MKKIIMMSVIAFSILGCAEPKIEQVVYEGTNKEAIIDNILTRRAIRKFTDQQVSESQLDTIMKSAIYAPSGLNKQSWEIRVVQNPSIIEEVNKRFLKYAEGREFQGSAARYREPGFNVMHHAPTFIVIASEKANAYSKLDAGLALQNILLSAHALGLGTCPLGTLVPLLNAPENADILKLLNIPEDYEVSINIALGHPAESPEAPIRYSNKVKVIR; this comes from the coding sequence ATGAAAAAAATAATCATGATGAGTGTCATAGCCTTTAGCATATTGGGCTGTGCAGAACCAAAAATAGAACAGGTAGTATACGAGGGAACAAACAAAGAAGCTATTATCGACAATATTCTGACCAGACGTGCGATCAGAAAATTTACCGATCAACAGGTAAGTGAAAGTCAATTAGACACCATCATGAAATCCGCTATATACGCACCTAGTGGATTGAATAAACAATCATGGGAGATACGAGTCGTGCAAAATCCAAGTATAATCGAAGAGGTTAATAAACGGTTTTTGAAATATGCAGAAGGCCGGGAATTTCAAGGTAGTGCCGCGCGGTACCGTGAGCCGGGGTTCAATGTGATGCACCACGCGCCCACATTTATCGTCATCGCTAGTGAAAAAGCAAATGCTTATTCTAAATTGGATGCTGGACTGGCTTTACAGAATATTCTGCTTAGTGCACATGCTTTGGGATTAGGAACCTGTCCGCTGGGCACCTTAGTACCTCTTCTTAATGCCCCTGAAAATGCCGATATTCTGAAATTATTGAATATACCGGAGGACTATGAAGTATCCATCAATATCGCCTTGGGTCACCCTGCCGAATCTCCGGAAGCTCCTATCCGCTATAGTAATAAGGTTAAAGTAATAAGATAG
- a CDS encoding histidine kinase produces MKNIFERKWTQEVGILLFSFILFTLNDWILIATWKSLFLGTIYFSFLYAHAQFNRYYILPILLKKHNPYLFIFLTLLALAIFALGLNYLAHSVLYNNCFLHKDQSKLNYQYQIGVLLGSYICIIGTTKIFEYYRQQKDADSKELLSRKNQIDLLNKQLNPHFLFNTLNTIYGLSIKYPEKTPEAIMKISDLLRYQVENSNKDLVSLEEEISFIQSYIEIEKERVGYRCKIEFDYQIDEPHHRYIAPMIVFTFVENAFKHGTSNIEKCFIKIDLNVRNGILTLRISNSLPSKNNGRLSTKMGLENTKARLKMIYPGTHLIKVEPAEHAFETFLEITL; encoded by the coding sequence ATGAAGAATATTTTTGAAAGAAAATGGACACAGGAAGTGGGAATACTCTTATTCTCTTTTATCTTGTTTACCCTGAATGACTGGATCTTGATCGCCACTTGGAAAAGTCTCTTTTTAGGTACAATCTATTTTTCCTTTTTGTATGCCCATGCTCAATTCAATCGCTATTATATACTTCCGATTTTGCTAAAAAAGCATAATCCTTATCTATTTATATTTTTAACCTTACTGGCGTTAGCTATTTTTGCATTAGGGTTAAATTATCTAGCCCATTCTGTATTATACAACAACTGTTTTCTGCACAAAGACCAAAGTAAATTGAACTATCAATACCAGATAGGTGTATTACTGGGATCCTATATTTGTATTATCGGAACGACAAAGATTTTTGAATATTACCGACAGCAAAAAGATGCAGACAGTAAAGAGCTTCTTTCCAGAAAGAACCAAATAGATTTGCTGAATAAACAGCTCAATCCGCATTTTCTGTTTAATACCCTCAATACCATATACGGATTGAGTATCAAATACCCGGAGAAAACACCGGAAGCTATCATGAAAATATCTGATTTACTACGTTATCAGGTAGAAAACAGCAATAAAGACCTAGTGTCGCTCGAGGAGGAGATTTCATTTATCCAAAGCTATATAGAAATAGAAAAAGAACGGGTCGGCTACCGATGTAAAATAGAGTTTGACTATCAGATAGACGAACCTCACCACCGCTACATAGCACCGATGATCGTCTTTACATTTGTAGAAAATGCTTTTAAACATGGTACATCAAACATTGAAAAATGCTTCATAAAAATAGATTTGAACGTTAGAAATGGTATTTTAACTTTACGAATAAGCAACTCACTTCCATCTAAAAATAATGGAAGACTATCCACTAAAATGGGTCTTGAAAACACAAAAGCTAGATTGAAAATGATTTATCCTGGTACACACCTCATTAAAGTTGAACCTGCTGAACACGCGTTCGAAACATTCTTGGAAATAACGCTTTAA
- a CDS encoding response regulator yields MIITQYRCIIIDDEPAAHYVLVSHIEKNANLKLVAQFYNAVDALNYLRNNPVDLQFLDIDMPEISGIELLKSLSNVPKTILTTAHSQYALESYDYGVIDYLLKPISLTRFIKSTERFLSLYHKDEYVEPTEISVKVDGKSVTIVTENIGYIQSYGNYVKIFAHKIYLVSTTTQVILAGLSSRSFMRIHKSYIVNMDKIAAHTESEVIINNERLPIGITFKREFLQRVQEKN; encoded by the coding sequence ATGATTATTACCCAGTACAGATGTATTATCATTGATGATGAGCCCGCAGCGCACTATGTGCTTGTCAGCCATATTGAAAAAAATGCTAACCTTAAATTAGTAGCCCAGTTCTATAATGCGGTGGATGCCCTGAATTATCTCAGAAATAATCCGGTTGACCTCCAGTTTTTGGATATTGATATGCCAGAAATATCTGGGATAGAGCTTTTAAAATCGCTATCCAATGTGCCAAAAACGATCCTGACGACAGCACACTCGCAATACGCATTAGAAAGTTATGACTATGGTGTTATTGATTATCTATTAAAACCTATTTCACTGACACGATTTATAAAATCCACAGAAAGATTTCTTTCGCTGTATCATAAAGATGAATATGTCGAACCGACCGAAATAAGTGTAAAGGTGGATGGCAAAAGTGTCACGATAGTAACGGAAAATATTGGTTATATACAGAGTTACGGAAACTATGTGAAGATATTCGCACACAAAATATATCTGGTCTCTACTACCACGCAAGTGATCCTTGCAGGGCTTTCGTCACGATCTTTTATGCGTATTCACAAATCATACATCGTAAATATGGATAAGATAGCAGCACACACCGAAAGTGAAGTAATAATAAATAATGAAAGGCTTCCTATTGGTATTACATTTAAGCGCGAGTTCCTACAAAGAGTACAGGAGAAGAATTAG
- a CDS encoding helix-turn-helix domain-containing protein, which yields MVNDNLDICSYLARIFEKDFQVFAISGKPTATRLLEDIETRASTSTLTFGGRSGIELSEQSKSNLLSNHIPVVLLIANSSDNIVLEDLTVVADDEERLLAHVHRLIQNQHHFPTNFSKNIQLQDVDCNISIKHKEFIQKVTHIVEEHLDNPKFSVQMLAEAISMSYSNFYRRIKTACGKPANEFIRMVRLQKVAQLLIETEYNVSEAAFAAGFSDIKYFRSKFLKLYGMKPSEYRKKYEVLKQEHRLTT from the coding sequence ATGGTAAACGATAACCTCGACATCTGTAGCTATTTAGCGAGAATTTTTGAAAAAGACTTTCAGGTCTTTGCTATTTCGGGTAAGCCTACTGCAACAAGATTACTAGAAGACATAGAAACACGAGCTTCAACTAGTACGCTTACGTTTGGAGGTAGATCAGGAATTGAGCTAAGTGAACAAAGCAAGTCCAATCTACTATCAAATCATATACCTGTTGTGCTATTAATTGCCAACTCTTCCGACAACATCGTGCTCGAAGATCTTACTGTTGTTGCGGATGACGAGGAACGGCTGTTGGCTCACGTGCATCGTCTAATACAGAACCAGCATCATTTTCCCACTAACTTTAGCAAAAACATTCAGCTTCAAGATGTGGATTGCAACATATCCATAAAACATAAGGAGTTTATTCAGAAAGTGACTCACATTGTAGAAGAGCACTTGGACAATCCGAAATTTAGTGTGCAGATGCTCGCCGAAGCTATATCAATGAGTTATTCCAATTTCTACCGACGGATAAAAACGGCCTGTGGAAAACCTGCCAATGAATTTATTAGAATGGTGAGGTTACAAAAAGTAGCCCAACTACTTATCGAAACGGAGTATAATGTAAGCGAAGCCGCATTCGCCGCTGGTTTCAGCGATATCAAATATTTTAGGTCTAAATTCTTAAAATTATACGGTATGAAACCCTCTGAATACAGAAAGAAATACGAGGTCTTGAAACAGGAACATCGCCTAACCACTTAG